A single Streptomyces sannanensis DNA region contains:
- a CDS encoding TetR family transcriptional regulator produces MTEETTRPPMREALVAAAFDLFLSSGFEATTIDDIVTRAGVGRRSFFRYFPSKEDVVFPDHDRCLAEMIAFLDAESDDEPVARVCGAARLVLRMYTDNPTFSVQRYRLTKSVPGLRNHELSVVWRYERAMANYLRGRFANRGDGSLRADVIAAAVVAAHNNALRSWLRSGGEGDASADVNHALEFVRGTWGAEGEGSEDEDTVVVITKRSTPLWRVVREIQTATGQDH; encoded by the coding sequence ATGACAGAGGAGACGACCAGACCTCCCATGCGCGAGGCCCTCGTCGCGGCCGCCTTCGATCTCTTCCTGAGCTCCGGCTTCGAGGCGACCACGATCGACGACATCGTCACGCGGGCCGGCGTCGGGCGACGTTCCTTCTTCCGCTACTTCCCCTCGAAGGAGGACGTGGTCTTCCCCGACCACGACCGGTGCCTCGCCGAGATGATCGCGTTCCTCGACGCGGAGAGCGACGACGAGCCCGTCGCCCGGGTGTGCGGCGCGGCGCGCCTGGTTCTGCGGATGTACACGGACAATCCGACCTTCTCCGTCCAGCGGTACCGGCTCACCAAGAGCGTCCCCGGACTCCGCAATCACGAGCTGTCCGTGGTCTGGCGCTATGAGCGGGCCATGGCGAACTACCTGCGCGGCCGGTTCGCGAACCGTGGCGACGGATCCCTGCGGGCCGACGTGATCGCGGCGGCCGTGGTCGCGGCCCACAACAACGCCCTGCGCTCATGGCTCCGCTCCGGCGGCGAGGGCGACGCGTCGGCCGATGTGAACCACGCGCTGGAGTTCGTCCGCGGCACATGGGGCGCGGAAGGCGAGGGCAGCGAGGACGAGGACACCGTCGTCGTGATCACGAAGCGCTCCACTCCGCTCTGGCGGGTGGTACGGGAGATCCAGACGGCCACGGGTCAGGACCACTAG